A genomic region of bacterium contains the following coding sequences:
- a CDS encoding cytochrome c3 family protein, translated as MKNLIPRILFVAISVLAVIALSGCNKEDDYKLAFSHNLHVADNGMACADCHGKLADGRFAVPTHASCKDCHEEWVESKKIDAKTCGMCHKIKDLRELSLDKPAKMASQASGMFVHTAALTNRCVDCHGLLMEKKLERVPEMTRKAKVGMREEAHRWGMDCAACHVDLDPKTPPKNHQQNWTRRHGALGTEPDNACGVCHREESCRECHQVTMPASHNNLWRLKTHGTQGAWDRARCLVCHQQDSCDACHADTRPQSHKAGWDRSHCFSCHTSKGTGTGCVVCHETDISSHPNPHLAGWRDQHCNSCHIGTPEAEQCGVCHEGGASIANHPNPHRGGWRQQHCTSCHPGSPDAQQCSVCHGSSLAAGHSNPHAAGWRTQHCQNCHAGPEAAGCAVCHEGVTSLANHPDPHSAGWRDRHCFSCHVGTPAADECAACHSGGNSVLVHQSTWPSTHNRFGAQGNCSYCHRP; from the coding sequence TTGAAAAATTTAATTCCCCGGATTCTCTTCGTGGCCATTAGTGTGTTGGCGGTGATTGCACTGTCTGGCTGTAACAAGGAAGATGACTACAAGCTCGCGTTCAGTCATAACCTCCATGTTGCCGACAACGGAATGGCTTGTGCCGATTGTCATGGCAAGCTGGCGGATGGCCGTTTTGCTGTTCCCACGCATGCGTCTTGTAAGGACTGCCATGAAGAGTGGGTGGAATCCAAGAAGATTGACGCAAAGACCTGCGGGATGTGTCACAAGATCAAGGATTTACGTGAATTGTCACTCGATAAGCCAGCAAAAATGGCCAGTCAGGCGAGCGGTATGTTTGTCCATACTGCGGCATTGACGAACCGCTGCGTGGACTGTCACGGACTTCTCATGGAGAAGAAATTGGAGCGGGTTCCCGAGATGACCCGCAAGGCGAAGGTTGGAATGCGCGAAGAAGCCCATCGGTGGGGAATGGATTGTGCCGCATGTCATGTGGATCTGGATCCCAAAACCCCGCCCAAAAATCACCAGCAAAACTGGACGCGACGGCATGGGGCTTTGGGCACTGAGCCGGATAATGCCTGCGGGGTTTGTCACCGTGAAGAATCATGTAGGGAGTGCCATCAAGTTACCATGCCGGCCTCACACAACAACTTGTGGCGATTAAAGACCCATGGAACACAGGGGGCTTGGGATCGTGCGCGCTGTCTGGTTTGTCACCAACAGGATTCGTGTGACGCCTGTCATGCCGATACTCGTCCCCAGTCCCACAAGGCGGGGTGGGATCGAAGTCACTGCTTCAGTTGTCATACGAGCAAGGGCACAGGAACCGGGTGTGTTGTTTGCCATGAGACCGATATCAGTTCGCACCCCAATCCACACCTGGCCGGGTGGCGTGATCAGCATTGTAACAGCTGCCATATTGGAACGCCCGAAGCTGAACAATGTGGAGTTTGCCATGAAGGTGGCGCCTCGATTGCGAATCATCCGAATCCGCATCGTGGCGGATGGCGGCAACAGCATTGCACCAGTTGCCATCCCGGTTCACCAGATGCCCAGCAGTGCTCGGTATGTCATGGAAGTTCTTTAGCCGCTGGACATTCCAATCCGCATGCCGCGGGCTGGCGAACCCAGCATTGTCAGAATTGTCATGCGGGACCCGAGGCAGCAGGGTGCGCGGTTTGTCATGAGGGAGTCACGTCGTTGGCCAATCATCCCGATCCACATTCAGCCGGGTGGCGTGATCGACATTGTTTCTCTTGTCACGTGGGTACGCCAGCGGCAGATGAGTGCGCTGCCTGTCATTCAGGCGGGAACAGTGTTCTGGTTCATCAGAGCACCTGGCCCTCCACTCACAATCGATTCGGTGCTCAGGGTAACTGCTCCTATTGTCACAGGCCTTGA
- a CDS encoding multiheme c-type cytochrome: protein MKKITNQWLVSGAVMVSVLLSFSAVAADRDASLLVGTKSCAMCHKKADTGDQSAKWLSSPHAKAYELLASPEAKAAGAKVGISEPQKSGKCLKCHSTAYNFTEEVKADVTKVLVEDGVSCESCHGPGKNYKSQAIMKDQKQCIEAGMIYPATTSCTLCHNEQSPTWKADKYTTKDGKKVGFDVEQAYEKIKHPNPKAQK, encoded by the coding sequence ATGAAAAAAATAACGAATCAGTGGCTGGTGTCGGGTGCTGTTATGGTTTCTGTTCTATTGTCTTTTTCGGCCGTCGCGGCAGATCGGGATGCGTCACTGTTAGTGGGAACAAAATCCTGTGCAATGTGTCATAAGAAGGCGGATACGGGTGACCAATCTGCTAAATGGCTGAGTAGTCCTCACGCCAAGGCTTATGAATTGCTGGCCAGCCCGGAAGCCAAAGCGGCAGGTGCCAAAGTGGGTATTTCCGAACCTCAGAAAAGTGGCAAATGTTTGAAGTGCCATTCCACGGCTTACAATTTCACCGAAGAAGTCAAAGCAGATGTGACCAAGGTTCTTGTTGAAGATGGAGTCTCCTGTGAGTCTTGTCATGGGCCGGGAAAGAATTATAAGTCCCAGGCTATCATGAAGGACCAGAAACAATGTATCGAAGCCGGGATGATTTATCCTGCCACGACCAGTTGTACGCTGTGTCATAACGAACAGTCTCCCACCTGGAAGGCCGATAAGTATACGACGAAAGACGGTAAAAAAGTCGGTTTTGATGTCGAGCAGGCCTACGAGAAAATCAAGCACCCCAATCCCAAAGCGCAGAAGTAA
- a CDS encoding cytochrome c biogenesis protein ResB produces MSDSSKTNGAGGVSGVGNPITRLLGSLVFALTVVLLLAMACIAGTLIPQGSQVESYLGRPGGHQVLEVLSALGLTRVFYSWWFVGLLFALAASLMVCTGRRYRAIKSATGAARFRVIGSFITHVSLLLVLGGGVIRVIWGQKGMIQLHEGQVVNSAESPDGPMTLPFSIRLKKFELEFHKTPGALPEATAEKLSVQWVEKNWEADFPIVLNVERPVVPADAAPGASPAFRLKVLRYVPDFMIDGTTGDVKSRSDAPNNPAVQVTVVGGGATNTQWVFARFPDFGGHASAGEVMPLKFRYQAGSPTDMGRQGPIKAFKSTIEVIENGAVMSTPTIAVNSPFSWGGFSFYQTSYNPDDLSWSALQVVRDPGIPVVYAGFILMMAGLTLVFCVGPWLGEQRRTKGEI; encoded by the coding sequence ATGAGTGATTCATCGAAAACGAATGGGGCGGGCGGGGTATCTGGTGTGGGGAACCCCATTACCCGATTGCTGGGGTCTCTGGTGTTTGCGCTCACGGTGGTTTTGCTTCTTGCCATGGCTTGCATTGCGGGGACCTTGATTCCGCAAGGCTCGCAGGTGGAGTCCTATCTGGGGCGGCCGGGTGGGCATCAGGTATTGGAAGTATTGTCCGCGCTGGGGTTGACGCGCGTTTTTTATTCCTGGTGGTTTGTCGGTCTGTTGTTTGCCTTGGCGGCCAGTCTGATGGTTTGTACAGGGCGGCGTTATCGTGCGATAAAAAGCGCAACCGGTGCGGCCCGGTTCCGGGTGATCGGCTCATTTATTACTCATGTCAGTCTTCTCCTTGTTTTAGGAGGAGGGGTGATCCGGGTGATCTGGGGACAGAAAGGCATGATTCAGCTCCATGAGGGGCAGGTTGTGAATAGCGCCGAAAGTCCGGATGGCCCCATGACGCTTCCTTTTTCAATCCGGCTAAAAAAATTCGAACTGGAGTTTCACAAAACACCGGGGGCATTGCCAGAGGCTACGGCGGAAAAGTTGTCGGTTCAGTGGGTGGAAAAAAACTGGGAGGCTGACTTCCCGATCGTCTTGAATGTGGAACGTCCCGTCGTGCCCGCAGATGCGGCGCCAGGCGCAAGCCCCGCGTTCAGGCTCAAGGTCCTGCGTTATGTGCCGGACTTTATGATTGATGGTACGACGGGCGATGTGAAGTCCCGTTCAGATGCCCCTAATAATCCAGCTGTTCAGGTAACTGTCGTGGGGGGCGGCGCGACCAACACGCAATGGGTATTCGCGCGCTTCCCTGATTTTGGTGGTCATGCGAGTGCCGGTGAAGTCATGCCGCTGAAGTTCCGTTACCAGGCTGGTTCACCGACCGATATGGGGCGACAGGGGCCGATCAAGGCGTTCAAGAGTACAATTGAAGTTATTGAAAATGGCGCTGTGATGAGTACTCCGACGATTGCGGTTAATTCCCCCTTTTCGTGGGGCGGTTTTTCCTTCTATCAAACAAGTTACAATCCCGATGATCTTTCCTGGAGTGCCCTCCAAGTGGTTCGTGACCCGGGGATTCCTGTTGTCTATGCAGGGTTCATTTTAATGATGGCAGGTCTGACGCTGGTGTTTTGCGTTGGTCCCTGGCTTGGGGAGCAACGACGGACGAAAGGGGAAATTTAA
- the ccsB gene encoding c-type cytochrome biogenesis protein CcsB has translation MTTILNMTMLFNVSFAAYFCAMVCAVICLMSRRNAFDFAANGLIVAGVCVQTLYLGIRWVEAGRAPFSNMFESLILFAWTVAVVYLLLRIRTKLPWLAAAAAALSALALAHASTFESEIRPLMPALQSNWLSFHVMTCFLGYGAFAISAVASAGYLIATRQTSTAQEETRQTLETIVAQTISFGFLFLTLGILTGAVWANSAWGTYWSWDPKETWSLITWFIYAAFLHFNFMRGWRGRRAAWISIIGFVSVLFTYYGVNFLLSGLHSYA, from the coding sequence ATGACGACAATCTTGAACATGACGATGCTTTTTAATGTGAGTTTCGCGGCCTATTTCTGTGCCATGGTTTGTGCGGTCATTTGTCTTATGTCGCGGAGGAACGCTTTTGACTTTGCTGCCAATGGGCTCATTGTGGCCGGGGTATGCGTTCAGACACTCTATTTGGGAATACGTTGGGTTGAGGCGGGGCGGGCACCCTTCAGTAATATGTTCGAATCGCTGATCCTTTTTGCATGGACGGTTGCGGTTGTCTATCTTCTGCTGCGGATTCGCACGAAACTTCCCTGGTTGGCTGCAGCGGCAGCAGCGCTTTCCGCCTTGGCCTTGGCGCATGCCAGCACCTTTGAGTCCGAGATTCGGCCATTGATGCCGGCGCTTCAAAGCAATTGGTTGTCGTTTCATGTGATGACCTGCTTTTTGGGTTATGGTGCCTTTGCGATATCGGCAGTGGCGTCGGCTGGCTATCTGATTGCCACTCGCCAGACCAGTACGGCTCAGGAGGAGACGCGGCAAACGTTGGAGACGATTGTCGCGCAGACCATTTCCTTCGGGTTTCTATTTCTCACCCTGGGAATTCTTACTGGTGCGGTGTGGGCAAACTCAGCGTGGGGCACTTATTGGTCGTGGGATCCCAAGGAAACCTGGTCGTTGATCACCTGGTTTATTTATGCCGCATTTCTGCATTTCAACTTCATGCGAGGTTGGCGTGGGCGCCGGGCAGCCTGGATTTCGATTATCGGTTTTGTCTCGGTATTGTTTACCTATTACGGAGTTAATTTTCTGTTGTCAGGATTACACAGTTACGCCTAG
- a CDS encoding cytochrome c3 family protein translates to MDKMILGLVVLFSCLGLTPASWGVTLSNSECLVCHDDPALTRMVMGQTQSLHVAEGALKKSVHSQLACTECHAGIKELPHADKLAPPACGSCHDDIAKDYSASIHGVSQSMGASGAATCSSCHGSHNIVPVKQGDSPVFKLNLPATCARCHSNTNLTTEYKMKFPQAASQYMESIHGRALLKLGLIVAPSCNDCHGVHNIRRSVDRNSSINHAHVADTCGKCHVGVEATYMKSVHGQLLAKGDSRGPVCTDCHTAHQIESQAGGNLKAASDQRCGKCHQDRLENYMETYHGKAIALGSTHNAPQVAACYDCHGHHDILPPSNPQSHLSKTNILQTCRQCHEGATEKFTEYLPHADPTDREHYPLLYFVFLSMTGLLVGTFAFFGFHTALWLFRSVYLYLHDSKTYREAKISTQVGDQWFTRFSPFERMLHIMVVTSFLLLVITGMPLKFHYTQWAKVIFNVLGGAPVARSLHHFAAIITFIYFALHLTDRFRACWRGRTNLLDPLTGRITIKQILAITFGPDSMIPNLDDWRQFIAHQKWFFGKGPRPQFDRWTYWEKFDYLAVFWGVAMIGASGLVMWFPIFFTRFLPGWVINVAMIVHSDEALLAAGFIFTFHFFNTHFRIEKFPMDTVIFSGRISKTEMIHERKRWYDRLEAEGKLDDYRVRDEWYRWKEIAKTFGYLFFGTGLILLVLIAVAMATRLTH, encoded by the coding sequence GTGGATAAAATGATTTTGGGCCTTGTCGTTCTCTTTTCCTGTTTAGGCCTCACCCCGGCCTCCTGGGGCGTAACGCTTTCCAACAGCGAATGCCTGGTATGCCACGACGACCCCGCCCTAACCCGTATGGTCATGGGCCAAACTCAGTCCCTTCACGTCGCGGAAGGGGCTTTGAAAAAGTCAGTTCACTCCCAGCTCGCCTGCACAGAGTGCCACGCCGGAATCAAGGAACTTCCACACGCCGATAAACTCGCTCCTCCCGCTTGCGGCAGTTGTCATGATGATATCGCCAAGGACTATTCCGCCAGTATCCACGGGGTCAGCCAGAGTATGGGGGCCTCAGGCGCGGCGACCTGCTCCAGTTGCCATGGATCGCATAACATCGTCCCCGTCAAACAAGGTGACTCTCCGGTGTTCAAGCTGAACCTCCCCGCGACCTGTGCGCGGTGCCACAGCAACACCAACCTGACGACAGAATATAAAATGAAATTCCCGCAAGCCGCCAGCCAGTATATGGAAAGTATCCATGGCCGCGCCCTGCTTAAACTTGGACTCATTGTAGCCCCCTCCTGTAACGATTGTCATGGCGTTCACAATATCCGCCGCAGCGTGGATCGGAATTCCTCAATCAACCATGCCCATGTGGCCGACACCTGTGGCAAATGTCATGTGGGCGTGGAAGCGACTTACATGAAGAGCGTTCATGGCCAGCTACTGGCCAAGGGCGATTCCCGCGGCCCTGTTTGCACGGACTGCCATACCGCACATCAGATCGAATCCCAGGCGGGCGGCAACCTCAAGGCTGCCAGCGACCAACGCTGCGGCAAGTGCCATCAGGATCGCCTGGAAAACTATATGGAGACCTATCACGGCAAGGCCATTGCCCTGGGATCCACACATAATGCACCTCAGGTGGCCGCCTGCTACGACTGCCATGGGCATCATGACATCCTCCCCCCCTCCAATCCCCAGTCCCACTTGTCGAAAACAAACATTCTCCAAACTTGCCGCCAGTGCCATGAAGGGGCCACAGAAAAGTTTACCGAGTACCTGCCACACGCCGATCCCACGGATCGCGAACATTACCCCCTTCTCTATTTTGTATTCCTCTCCATGACCGGCCTGCTGGTGGGCACCTTTGCCTTCTTCGGTTTCCATACGGCCCTCTGGCTCTTCCGCTCCGTCTATCTCTATCTCCATGATTCCAAAACATACCGGGAAGCCAAGATCAGCACCCAGGTGGGGGATCAGTGGTTTACCAGATTCTCCCCGTTTGAACGGATGTTGCACATCATGGTTGTCACCAGCTTCCTCCTGCTGGTCATTACGGGAATGCCCCTGAAATTCCATTACACGCAATGGGCCAAGGTAATCTTTAATGTTCTGGGTGGCGCCCCGGTAGCCCGCTCACTGCACCATTTTGCGGCCATTATCACCTTTATCTATTTCGCCCTGCATCTGACAGACCGGTTCCGGGCCTGCTGGCGGGGACGAACAAATCTACTGGATCCCTTAACCGGACGGATAACCATCAAGCAAATCCTGGCCATCACGTTTGGCCCTGATTCCATGATTCCGAATCTGGACGACTGGCGCCAGTTTATCGCACATCAGAAATGGTTTTTCGGCAAGGGGCCACGTCCGCAATTCGACCGATGGACGTACTGGGAGAAATTTGATTACCTCGCGGTATTCTGGGGTGTCGCCATGATCGGGGCCTCCGGTCTGGTCATGTGGTTCCCCATCTTCTTCACCCGTTTCCTGCCGGGCTGGGTGATCAATGTCGCCATGATCGTCCATTCCGACGAAGCCCTGCTGGCGGCAGGCTTTATCTTTACCTTCCACTTCTTCAACACACATTTCCGGATTGAGAAGTTCCCCATGGATACGGTCATCTTTTCCGGGCGCATCTCCAAAACGGAGATGATCCACGAACGTAAACGGTGGTATGATCGCCTGGAGGCAGAAGGCAAACTTGACGATTACCGTGTCCGGGACGAATGGTATCGCTGGAAGGAAATCGCCAAGACGTTTGGTTATCTGTTCTTTGGCACGGGCTTGATTCTACTGGTGCTCATCGCCGTGGCAATGGCCACACGTCTGACACACTAA
- a CDS encoding NapC/NirT family cytochrome c, whose product MNETTKYSRLLRNWVSLLGLLLGACALLIGLIMVIIDATQENLSAYFGLVSYLLIPMFAGACAALVVLGMGLTHWRMKREGGLPRLPVIDLGDRKTVMHIVLFSLLGAVLVVGGVVVAYRAYHFTESVEFCGTVCHTVMKPEHTAFKQSPHANTSCAECHIGSGAEWFVKAKISGLYQVYSVLFNKYHRPIETPVQSLRPAKDTCLACHWPTKFFGAVLRTWTHYGTDEKNSPWTIKMLLNIGGGNPAHGQIRGIHWHMEGVNTVKYIATDRQRMVIPWVQVTDQSGKVTIYQTEDKKLRIADGKASSYPQRSMDCIDCHNRPAHTYRSPNELLDMAMAAGRLDSAMPSLKAVTAKLLAAPYKTEAEALEVMDRDLRVKYPGDERLEGTIRELQAIYCGNFFPEMKVSWSEYPNHIGHKITPGCFRCHDGEHVSDSGKRISKDCNTCHTILAQGPGKELAEFTSSGLEFKHPEDIGDDWKTARCDTCHTGSP is encoded by the coding sequence ATGAATGAGACGACGAAGTATTCGAGGTTGCTCAGGAATTGGGTAAGCCTTTTGGGGCTTCTTTTGGGCGCCTGTGCTCTGTTGATAGGCCTGATCATGGTTATCATAGATGCCACTCAGGAAAATCTTTCGGCTTATTTCGGTTTGGTTAGTTATCTGTTGATCCCCATGTTTGCGGGGGCTTGTGCGGCGTTAGTGGTTTTAGGAATGGGACTAACCCATTGGCGAATGAAGCGAGAGGGGGGCCTGCCCCGCCTGCCGGTTATCGATCTTGGCGATCGGAAAACGGTCATGCATATCGTCCTGTTCAGTCTGTTGGGCGCTGTGTTGGTCGTTGGTGGCGTTGTAGTCGCCTATCGGGCTTATCATTTTACCGAGTCGGTTGAGTTCTGTGGGACTGTCTGCCATACGGTGATGAAGCCGGAGCATACGGCTTTCAAGCAATCGCCCCATGCGAACACGTCCTGTGCAGAGTGTCACATCGGATCGGGTGCTGAATGGTTTGTAAAAGCCAAGATCTCCGGGCTCTATCAGGTCTATTCAGTCCTTTTTAATAAATATCACCGTCCGATTGAAACTCCCGTGCAGAGTCTCCGGCCAGCCAAGGATACCTGTCTGGCCTGTCATTGGCCGACGAAGTTTTTTGGCGCGGTATTGCGGACGTGGACACATTACGGAACAGATGAGAAAAACTCACCCTGGACGATCAAGATGCTGCTTAATATTGGTGGCGGGAATCCGGCACATGGTCAGATCAGGGGCATCCACTGGCATATGGAGGGGGTTAATACCGTCAAGTACATCGCTACCGATCGTCAGCGTATGGTCATTCCCTGGGTTCAGGTGACTGATCAGTCCGGTAAGGTGACGATTTACCAGACCGAGGATAAAAAACTTCGAATCGCTGATGGGAAAGCCTCCTCATACCCTCAGCGCAGTATGGATTGCATAGACTGCCACAATCGGCCTGCCCACACTTACCGTTCGCCGAATGAGTTGCTGGATATGGCGATGGCTGCGGGGCGGCTTGACAGTGCCATGCCTTCATTAAAAGCAGTGACAGCCAAATTGCTTGCCGCACCCTACAAAACGGAAGCGGAGGCTTTAGAGGTGATGGATCGCGACTTACGGGTAAAATATCCAGGTGATGAACGGCTTGAGGGGACGATTCGAGAGTTACAGGCAATATACTGTGGTAACTTTTTCCCTGAAATGAAGGTCAGTTGGTCTGAATACCCGAATCACATTGGCCACAAAATTACCCCGGGCTGTTTCCGGTGCCATGATGGTGAACACGTCAGTGATTCTGGAAAGCGGATTTCAAAGGATTGTAACACCTGTCACACGATCCTGGCGCAAGGTCCCGGCAAGGAATTGGCTGAGTTCACGTCATCCGGGCTGGAGTTTAAGCATCCTGAGGATATCGGAGATGACTGGAAAACGGCCCGCTGCGATACCTGTCATACAGGCAGTCCGTGA